One genomic region from Athalia rosae chromosome 3, iyAthRosa1.1, whole genome shotgun sequence encodes:
- the LOC105689773 gene encoding sodium-coupled monocarboxylate transporter 1-like isoform X1, translating into MTDTDRWYFHWIDWIVFVSMLCLSAAAGLWHYFRGKQYNTEEYLLGGHSMNLLPVSSSLIASFISGITILGTPTEIYNYGTQYWITIFSILFAGIVVAVIYLPVFYVVRLNSAYEYLEIRFSREVRILISLIFVIDAVLYQSIVLYVPSLALNQVSGINVHLIGTVVCLVCVFYTVLGGLRAVVWTDTIQVVIMITAVTVVTFLGTYQVGGPSEVWNNALQAKRIQFLNLDPSPYTRHTLWNVLIGSWLYSTAYIAVNQTMVQRYRTLPTMRIARIAVGIFTCGVMIFISLCCWCGLVLLAWWSPPKCDPRASGLVSADDQMLPAFVMEIAGHLHGIPGLFVAGIFGAALSTLSVGLNATSVVLLEDFVKGYFRLNPSERCAAIFVKSVAIFLGMIALAFIFLVERLGGVLAVTGSLAAIAAGTSLGVFTLGMLVPWTNSKGAFVGAIAGFATAAWASLGANAATGAGQIKSKKLPVDLSCCSANVSDHFATLFESHGEEDVFPLYRLSYHLIAGLGTVVVIVVGILVTCCSSPTDPASIDRNLLSPVIHRLLPPERIPTASKETRRSNSRMSDSRPDHIDDFLLGDIRGVDKLPVVIAKSQQLDVTDEFLPISRNNT; encoded by the exons ATGACAGATACGGATCGCTGGTACTTTCACTGGATAGATTGGATCGTCTTTGTCAGTATGCTCTGCCTCTCCGCGGCAGCGGGGCTCTGGCATTATTTTAGAGGGAAGCAGTACAATACAGAGGAATATCTGTTAGGAGGGCACAGTATGAATCTTCTTCCTGTGTCGTCTTCGCTAATTGCTAG TTTTATTTCAGGTATAACGATACTTGGAACACCGACAGAGATCTATAACTATGGTACACAATATTGGATCACCATATTCAGCATTCTATTCGCTGGTATTGTCGTCGCAGTGATCTATCTTCCCGTTTTTTACGTCGTCAGACTTAACTCCGCGTACGAG taTCTCGAGATCAGATTCAGCAGAGAAGTCCGTATATTGATATCATTGATCTTCGTTATCGACGCG GTTTTATACCAATCTATCGTCCTCTACGTTCCTTCTCTAGCTCTGAAccaag tCAGTGGTATTAACGTTCATCTAATAGGAACCGTTGTCTGTTTGGTATGCGTTTTCTACACTGTTCTG GGTGGTCTGAGGGCCGTGGTCTGGACGGACACCATCCAGGTCGTGATAATGATAACTGCAGTGACAGTTGTGACATTTTTGGGAACATATCAGGTCGGAGGACCTTCAGAAGTATGGAATAACGCCCTGCAAGCAAAAAGGATTCAGTTTCTCAA TCTGGATCCCTCACCCTATACGCGACACACCCTATGGAACGTACTGATCGGTTCTTGGCTTTACAGCACTGCCTATATAGCTGTAAATCAGACGATGGTTCAGCGATATCGAACTTTGCCAACGATGAGAATCGCCAGGAT AGCCGTCGGTATTTTCACCTGCGGCGTAATGATCTTTATTTCACTCTGCTGTTGGTGCGGATTGGTTCTTCTCGCTTGGTGGTCACCGCCAAAATGTGATCCTAGAGCCTCTGGACTCGTTTCAGCTGACGATCAAATGTTACCCGCATTTGTGATGGAAATTGCTGGTCACCTTCATGGAATTCCGGGACTTTTTGTCGCCGGAATATTCGGCGCGGCACTCAG CACTTTGTCGGTGGGATTGAATGCGACGTCTGTAGTTCTTCTCGAAGACTTTGTTAAGGGTTACTTCAGACTCAATCCGAGCGAAAGATGTGCAGCTATATTTGTAAAAAGCGTTGCAATTTTCTTGGGAATGATTGCGTTAGCATTTATATTCCTCGTTGAACGACTAGGCGGAGTTCTCGCG GTAACCGGAAGTCTCGCAGCCATTGCCGCAGGTACTTCTCTTGGTGTATTCACCCTTGGGATGCTCGTTCCCTGGACAAATTCGAAG GGAGCGTTTGTTGGGGCTATCGCCGGATTCGCGACCGCAGCTTGGGCCAGTTTGGGAGCAAACGCAGCGACCGGTGCCGGTcaaattaaatcaaaaaaattgccaGTCGATTTATCATGTTGTTCCGCAAACGTTTCCGATCATTTCGCCACGCTTTTCGAAAGTCACGG GGAGGAGGACGTTTTTCCGCTTTACAGGCTTTCTTACCACCTGATCGCCGGTCTCGGTACCGTGGTCGTTATCGTCGTGGGAATTTTAGTTACATGCTGCTCGAGCCCAACGGATCCGGCATCGATAGACCGAAATTTATTATCACCTGTAATTCACAGGCTACTTCCTCCTGAAAGAATACCCACAGCATCGAAAGAGACGAGGCGATCAAACTCACGGATGAGTGACAGCCGTCCAGATCACATTGACGATTTTTTACTCGGTGATATCAGAGGCGTCGATAAATTACCGGTTGTTATAGCTAAATCG CAACAGTTGGATGTGACAGATGAATTCTTACCGATTTCAAGAAATAACACTTGA
- the LOC105689773 gene encoding sodium-coupled monocarboxylate transporter 1-like isoform X2 gives MTDTDRWYFHWIDWIVFVSMLCLSAAAGLWHYFRGKQYNTEEYLLGGHSMNLLPVSSSLIASFISGITILGTPTEIYNYGTQYWITIFSILFAGIVVAVIYLPVFYVVRLNSAYEYLEIRFSREVRILISLIFVIDAVLYQSIVLYVPSLALNQVSGINVHLIGTVVCLGGLRAVVWTDTIQVVIMITAVTVVTFLGTYQVGGPSEVWNNALQAKRIQFLNLDPSPYTRHTLWNVLIGSWLYSTAYIAVNQTMVQRYRTLPTMRIARIAVGIFTCGVMIFISLCCWCGLVLLAWWSPPKCDPRASGLVSADDQMLPAFVMEIAGHLHGIPGLFVAGIFGAALSTLSVGLNATSVVLLEDFVKGYFRLNPSERCAAIFVKSVAIFLGMIALAFIFLVERLGGVLAVTGSLAAIAAGTSLGVFTLGMLVPWTNSKGAFVGAIAGFATAAWASLGANAATGAGQIKSKKLPVDLSCCSANVSDHFATLFESHGEEDVFPLYRLSYHLIAGLGTVVVIVVGILVTCCSSPTDPASIDRNLLSPVIHRLLPPERIPTASKETRRSNSRMSDSRPDHIDDFLLGDIRGVDKLPVVIAKSQQLDVTDEFLPISRNNT, from the exons ATGACAGATACGGATCGCTGGTACTTTCACTGGATAGATTGGATCGTCTTTGTCAGTATGCTCTGCCTCTCCGCGGCAGCGGGGCTCTGGCATTATTTTAGAGGGAAGCAGTACAATACAGAGGAATATCTGTTAGGAGGGCACAGTATGAATCTTCTTCCTGTGTCGTCTTCGCTAATTGCTAG TTTTATTTCAGGTATAACGATACTTGGAACACCGACAGAGATCTATAACTATGGTACACAATATTGGATCACCATATTCAGCATTCTATTCGCTGGTATTGTCGTCGCAGTGATCTATCTTCCCGTTTTTTACGTCGTCAGACTTAACTCCGCGTACGAG taTCTCGAGATCAGATTCAGCAGAGAAGTCCGTATATTGATATCATTGATCTTCGTTATCGACGCG GTTTTATACCAATCTATCGTCCTCTACGTTCCTTCTCTAGCTCTGAAccaag tCAGTGGTATTAACGTTCATCTAATAGGAACCGTTGTCTGTTTG GGTGGTCTGAGGGCCGTGGTCTGGACGGACACCATCCAGGTCGTGATAATGATAACTGCAGTGACAGTTGTGACATTTTTGGGAACATATCAGGTCGGAGGACCTTCAGAAGTATGGAATAACGCCCTGCAAGCAAAAAGGATTCAGTTTCTCAA TCTGGATCCCTCACCCTATACGCGACACACCCTATGGAACGTACTGATCGGTTCTTGGCTTTACAGCACTGCCTATATAGCTGTAAATCAGACGATGGTTCAGCGATATCGAACTTTGCCAACGATGAGAATCGCCAGGAT AGCCGTCGGTATTTTCACCTGCGGCGTAATGATCTTTATTTCACTCTGCTGTTGGTGCGGATTGGTTCTTCTCGCTTGGTGGTCACCGCCAAAATGTGATCCTAGAGCCTCTGGACTCGTTTCAGCTGACGATCAAATGTTACCCGCATTTGTGATGGAAATTGCTGGTCACCTTCATGGAATTCCGGGACTTTTTGTCGCCGGAATATTCGGCGCGGCACTCAG CACTTTGTCGGTGGGATTGAATGCGACGTCTGTAGTTCTTCTCGAAGACTTTGTTAAGGGTTACTTCAGACTCAATCCGAGCGAAAGATGTGCAGCTATATTTGTAAAAAGCGTTGCAATTTTCTTGGGAATGATTGCGTTAGCATTTATATTCCTCGTTGAACGACTAGGCGGAGTTCTCGCG GTAACCGGAAGTCTCGCAGCCATTGCCGCAGGTACTTCTCTTGGTGTATTCACCCTTGGGATGCTCGTTCCCTGGACAAATTCGAAG GGAGCGTTTGTTGGGGCTATCGCCGGATTCGCGACCGCAGCTTGGGCCAGTTTGGGAGCAAACGCAGCGACCGGTGCCGGTcaaattaaatcaaaaaaattgccaGTCGATTTATCATGTTGTTCCGCAAACGTTTCCGATCATTTCGCCACGCTTTTCGAAAGTCACGG GGAGGAGGACGTTTTTCCGCTTTACAGGCTTTCTTACCACCTGATCGCCGGTCTCGGTACCGTGGTCGTTATCGTCGTGGGAATTTTAGTTACATGCTGCTCGAGCCCAACGGATCCGGCATCGATAGACCGAAATTTATTATCACCTGTAATTCACAGGCTACTTCCTCCTGAAAGAATACCCACAGCATCGAAAGAGACGAGGCGATCAAACTCACGGATGAGTGACAGCCGTCCAGATCACATTGACGATTTTTTACTCGGTGATATCAGAGGCGTCGATAAATTACCGGTTGTTATAGCTAAATCG CAACAGTTGGATGTGACAGATGAATTCTTACCGATTTCAAGAAATAACACTTGA
- the LOC105689773 gene encoding sodium-coupled monocarboxylate transporter 1-like isoform X3, translating to MTDTDRWYFHWIDWIVFVSMLCLSAAAGLWHYFRGKQYNTEEYLLGGHSMNLLPVSSSLIASFISGITILGTPTEIYNYGTQYWITIFSILFAGIVVAVIYLPVFYVVRLNSAYEYLEIRFSREVRILISLIFVIDAVLYQSIVLYVPSLALNQVSGINVHLIGTVVCLVCVFYTVLGGLRAVVWTDTIQVVIMITAVTVVTFLGTYQVGGPSEVWNNALQAKRIQFLNTAYIAVNQTMVQRYRTLPTMRIARIAVGIFTCGVMIFISLCCWCGLVLLAWWSPPKCDPRASGLVSADDQMLPAFVMEIAGHLHGIPGLFVAGIFGAALSTLSVGLNATSVVLLEDFVKGYFRLNPSERCAAIFVKSVAIFLGMIALAFIFLVERLGGVLAVTGSLAAIAAGTSLGVFTLGMLVPWTNSKGAFVGAIAGFATAAWASLGANAATGAGQIKSKKLPVDLSCCSANVSDHFATLFESHGEEDVFPLYRLSYHLIAGLGTVVVIVVGILVTCCSSPTDPASIDRNLLSPVIHRLLPPERIPTASKETRRSNSRMSDSRPDHIDDFLLGDIRGVDKLPVVIAKSQQLDVTDEFLPISRNNT from the exons ATGACAGATACGGATCGCTGGTACTTTCACTGGATAGATTGGATCGTCTTTGTCAGTATGCTCTGCCTCTCCGCGGCAGCGGGGCTCTGGCATTATTTTAGAGGGAAGCAGTACAATACAGAGGAATATCTGTTAGGAGGGCACAGTATGAATCTTCTTCCTGTGTCGTCTTCGCTAATTGCTAG TTTTATTTCAGGTATAACGATACTTGGAACACCGACAGAGATCTATAACTATGGTACACAATATTGGATCACCATATTCAGCATTCTATTCGCTGGTATTGTCGTCGCAGTGATCTATCTTCCCGTTTTTTACGTCGTCAGACTTAACTCCGCGTACGAG taTCTCGAGATCAGATTCAGCAGAGAAGTCCGTATATTGATATCATTGATCTTCGTTATCGACGCG GTTTTATACCAATCTATCGTCCTCTACGTTCCTTCTCTAGCTCTGAAccaag tCAGTGGTATTAACGTTCATCTAATAGGAACCGTTGTCTGTTTGGTATGCGTTTTCTACACTGTTCTG GGTGGTCTGAGGGCCGTGGTCTGGACGGACACCATCCAGGTCGTGATAATGATAACTGCAGTGACAGTTGTGACATTTTTGGGAACATATCAGGTCGGAGGACCTTCAGAAGTATGGAATAACGCCCTGCAAGCAAAAAGGATTCAGTTTCTCAA CACTGCCTATATAGCTGTAAATCAGACGATGGTTCAGCGATATCGAACTTTGCCAACGATGAGAATCGCCAGGAT AGCCGTCGGTATTTTCACCTGCGGCGTAATGATCTTTATTTCACTCTGCTGTTGGTGCGGATTGGTTCTTCTCGCTTGGTGGTCACCGCCAAAATGTGATCCTAGAGCCTCTGGACTCGTTTCAGCTGACGATCAAATGTTACCCGCATTTGTGATGGAAATTGCTGGTCACCTTCATGGAATTCCGGGACTTTTTGTCGCCGGAATATTCGGCGCGGCACTCAG CACTTTGTCGGTGGGATTGAATGCGACGTCTGTAGTTCTTCTCGAAGACTTTGTTAAGGGTTACTTCAGACTCAATCCGAGCGAAAGATGTGCAGCTATATTTGTAAAAAGCGTTGCAATTTTCTTGGGAATGATTGCGTTAGCATTTATATTCCTCGTTGAACGACTAGGCGGAGTTCTCGCG GTAACCGGAAGTCTCGCAGCCATTGCCGCAGGTACTTCTCTTGGTGTATTCACCCTTGGGATGCTCGTTCCCTGGACAAATTCGAAG GGAGCGTTTGTTGGGGCTATCGCCGGATTCGCGACCGCAGCTTGGGCCAGTTTGGGAGCAAACGCAGCGACCGGTGCCGGTcaaattaaatcaaaaaaattgccaGTCGATTTATCATGTTGTTCCGCAAACGTTTCCGATCATTTCGCCACGCTTTTCGAAAGTCACGG GGAGGAGGACGTTTTTCCGCTTTACAGGCTTTCTTACCACCTGATCGCCGGTCTCGGTACCGTGGTCGTTATCGTCGTGGGAATTTTAGTTACATGCTGCTCGAGCCCAACGGATCCGGCATCGATAGACCGAAATTTATTATCACCTGTAATTCACAGGCTACTTCCTCCTGAAAGAATACCCACAGCATCGAAAGAGACGAGGCGATCAAACTCACGGATGAGTGACAGCCGTCCAGATCACATTGACGATTTTTTACTCGGTGATATCAGAGGCGTCGATAAATTACCGGTTGTTATAGCTAAATCG CAACAGTTGGATGTGACAGATGAATTCTTACCGATTTCAAGAAATAACACTTGA